From one Halothece sp. PCC 7418 genomic stretch:
- a CDS encoding NADAR family protein, giving the protein MAIYFYKADQPYGCFSNFSPHPVTIDGKQWPTVEHYYQAHKLLGTPDQPLMEMIRQVATPEEAAAIGRDRARTIRADWKTAKRSVMWRGVLTKFLTHLDLQQTLLKTGEEWLIEDSPRDYYWGCGKDGSGQNELGKMLMQVRTQIRNEISQTQRDRID; this is encoded by the coding sequence ATGGCGATTTATTTTTATAAAGCCGATCAGCCCTATGGTTGCTTTTCTAACTTTTCTCCTCATCCAGTGACCATCGACGGTAAACAATGGCCCACCGTAGAACATTATTATCAAGCTCATAAACTACTGGGAACTCCTGACCAACCTCTCATGGAAATGATCCGTCAGGTTGCTACCCCTGAAGAAGCAGCAGCAATTGGGCGCGATCGCGCTCGCACCATCCGTGCTGATTGGAAGACAGCCAAACGATCCGTCATGTGGCGGGGGGTTTTAACGAAGTTTCTCACTCATCTCGATCTTCAACAAACCTTACTCAAGACTGGCGAAGAATGGTTGATCGAAGATTCTCCCCGAGATTATTATTGGGGATGTGGCAAAGATGGCAGCGGACAAAATGAGTTGGGAAAAATGCTGATGCAGGTTCGCACTCAGATCCGAAACGAAATTTCCCAGACGCAACGCGATCGAATCGATTAA
- a CDS encoding 50S ribosomal protein L32 yields MAVPKKKRSKAKKRTHKSLWKRKASFEAQKALSLGKSVLSGRSTFVYPTDEEDDEE; encoded by the coding sequence ATGGCAGTTCCTAAGAAAAAACGATCTAAAGCCAAAAAACGCACTCACAAGTCACTCTGGAAGCGCAAAGCCTCCTTTGAAGCACAAAAAGCCTTATCCCTAGGCAAATCGGTTCTCAGTGGTCGCTCTACCTTCGTTTATCCTACTGATGAGGAGGACGACGAGGAGTGA
- a CDS encoding RNA-guided endonuclease TnpB family protein produces the protein MLTLNYRYRIYPNKQQEETLTEILEICRSAYNYALREIKDWCGSRKCSIDRCSLVSEYIIPADEKFPSELKQLNALPKAKKQFPKLKKVPSQVLQQTIKQLHRAWDYFRSRGYGFPRFKKYGQFKSILFPQFEKYPISGNKLRLPKIGEIRIRMHREIPTGFSLKQVRVVRKADRWYAIVCIQCNVDVPPLSFSPTGGDVRGGGYAIGVDIGLKEFLATSDGFFVKPPRFFQTMQRKLGLLQRRLSRKKRGSKNYHKQRLKVARLHHKIDNARKNFHHQTAHQLCNQADLIFVEDLDFRMTAKGMFGKDMLDAGFGQFRQILKEVCWKRGKYFSEVDAKGSTQTCPRCSTHVGKDLSVRIHECPQCNLVADRDVAAACVLRNRGIEKINSTVGQAGSKTPRQSGCRETGIPVLDQWCNPIHGNN, from the coding sequence GTGCTCACACTCAACTACCGATACCGTATCTATCCCAACAAACAGCAGGAAGAAACTCTCACGGAGATTCTTGAAATCTGCCGTAGTGCGTATAACTATGCTTTGCGGGAGATTAAAGATTGGTGTGGTAGTCGAAAATGTAGTATTGACCGATGCAGCTTAGTCTCAGAATATATCATTCCCGCCGATGAAAAATTTCCCAGTGAGTTAAAGCAACTCAACGCGCTTCCCAAAGCGAAGAAACAATTCCCAAAATTAAAGAAAGTCCCATCTCAAGTCTTGCAGCAAACAATCAAGCAGCTACATAGGGCGTGGGACTATTTTCGTTCAAGGGGATATGGCTTTCCCAGATTTAAGAAATACGGGCAATTCAAATCAATCCTATTTCCACAATTTGAGAAATACCCAATTAGTGGAAATAAGTTAAGGTTGCCTAAAATCGGAGAAATCCGAATTAGAATGCACCGAGAAATCCCCACAGGATTCTCTTTGAAACAAGTGCGTGTTGTGAGGAAAGCGGATCGCTGGTACGCCATAGTCTGCATTCAGTGCAACGTGGATGTTCCCCCCCTCTCTTTCTCCCCCACTGGGGGAGATGTAAGAGGGGGTGGCTATGCAATCGGTGTGGATATTGGCTTAAAGGAGTTTTTAGCGACCAGTGACGGTTTCTTCGTGAAACCGCCTCGCTTTTTCCAGACCATGCAAAGGAAGCTGGGATTGCTCCAACGCAGATTGAGTCGAAAAAAGAGAGGGTCTAAAAACTACCATAAGCAGAGACTTAAAGTAGCACGACTGCACCACAAAATTGATAACGCCAGAAAAAACTTCCACCACCAAACCGCACACCAACTGTGCAATCAAGCAGACCTGATTTTTGTCGAAGACTTAGATTTTCGCATGACCGCCAAAGGGATGTTTGGCAAAGATATGCTAGATGCAGGGTTTGGACAATTCCGACAAATTCTAAAAGAAGTGTGTTGGAAGCGGGGAAAGTATTTCTCAGAAGTGGATGCAAAAGGAAGCACCCAAACTTGTCCAAGATGTAGCACTCATGTTGGGAAAGATCTCAGTGTGAGGATTCATGAATGTCCTCAGTGCAACTTAGTCGCGGATCGGGATGTGGCTGCTGCTTGTGTGCTACGAAATCGAGGAATCGAAAAGATAAATAGTACCGTCGGACAGGCGGGAAGCAAAACGCCTAGGCAATCGGGCTGTCGGGAGACTGGGATTCCAGTCTTAGATCAGTGGTGCAATCCCATCCATGGGAATAACTAG
- a CDS encoding YiaA/YiaB family inner membrane protein — translation MDNQNYQAPISHTKAWIAQTWISFLLAISLTSLGIIYLPVNNWIKGYLGMGLFFSVGSTISLSKTVRDMEDSKRIINRVDEAKLERLLAEHDPYKS, via the coding sequence ATGGATAATCAAAACTATCAAGCACCAATTTCCCACACAAAGGCTTGGATCGCGCAAACTTGGATTTCTTTTCTACTCGCGATTAGTTTAACGTCACTAGGAATTATTTATTTACCTGTTAATAATTGGATTAAAGGATATTTAGGAATGGGCTTATTTTTCTCTGTTGGTTCGACGATTAGTTTATCGAAAACCGTGCGAGATATGGAAGATTCCAAACGCATTATTAACCGCGTTGATGAAGCGAAGTTAGAGCGGTTATTAGCGGAACATGATCCTTACAAAAGCTAA
- a CDS encoding DUF192 domain-containing protein gives MLRLSWIILSCLLLIGCTPSDRSIANSERPATESLAQELPITAEVEIGGETIKLEVANTPKQQAIGLMYREEMPKNRGMLFPMDPPRVPRFWMKNVEVTLDMIFVRNGKVSAIAHQVPPCEEDPCPTYSPDVVIDQVIELQGGRAQELGLEIGDSISVQFEQNE, from the coding sequence ATGCTGCGTTTAAGTTGGATCATCTTATCTTGTTTATTACTCATTGGTTGTACTCCCAGTGATCGCTCAATAGCGAACTCCGAAAGACCTGCAACGGAGTCGCTGGCGCAAGAACTCCCGATTACCGCAGAAGTGGAAATTGGTGGGGAAACAATTAAATTAGAAGTTGCGAACACCCCAAAACAACAAGCGATTGGGCTAATGTATCGAGAAGAAATGCCAAAAAACAGAGGAATGCTGTTTCCCATGGATCCGCCACGAGTCCCTCGATTTTGGATGAAGAATGTTGAGGTTACCCTCGATATGATTTTTGTCCGCAATGGAAAAGTCAGCGCGATCGCGCATCAAGTTCCTCCTTGTGAAGAAGATCCTTGTCCTACTTATAGCCCTGACGTTGTGATTGATCAAGTGATTGAACTCCAAGGCGGACGCGCTCAAGAATTGGGATTAGAAATTGGCGATTCGATCTCAGTCCAGTTTGAACAAAATGAGTGA
- a CDS encoding valine--tRNA ligase, producing the protein MTETTLASQYDPSTTEAKWQQFWADQEVFKADPKKGGKPFCIVIPPPNVTGSLHMGHAFNTALIDVLVRYHRMRGDNTLCLPGTDHASIAVQAIIDKQLQEEGLSRFDIGREKFLERAWQWREESGGSIVNQLERLGLSADWSRERFTMDDGLSAAVRTAFVKLYEEGLIYRGKYMVNWCPASRSAISDLEVENKEVNGNLWHFRYPLTDGTGAIEVATTRPETMLGDTAVAVNPNDERYQDMIGKTLTLPLMGREIPIIADEYVDSSFGTGCVKITPAHDPNDFAMGERHNLPFITVMNEDGTINDNGGEFVGQDRFEARKNVVKRLEEEGCLVKVEDYVSTLPYSDRGKVPIEPLISTQWFVKIDPLAKKALDCLDQENSPYFVPQRWKKVYRDWLVKLRDWCISRQLWWGHQIPAWYVISETNGQITDETPFIVAHSEEEAKDRAIAQYGNDIELQQDADALDTWFSSGLWPFSTLGWPEATDDFKTYFPNTTLVTGFDIIFFWVARMTMMSGHFTDQMPFRDVYIHGLVRDENGKKMSKSAGNGIDPLFLIRKYGADALRYTLIREVTGAGQDISLQYNRETDESSSVEASRNFANKLWNASRFVFMNLDGKTPQQLGTPDLEKLESSDRWMLSRFNQITKTTRQQIESYGLGEAAQGLYDFIWGDFCDWYIELVKSRLNDQNNPESRLVAQQTLGYVLEGILKLLHPFMPHVTEEIWHTLTELSEDTLALQAYPEVDELVGGRPELTAGESKNLWEDIQNQINTFPKQLNQRLLTRVGIGIFGVFIFTLVFAFILTLEQFPLIPSFLKLVGVGYSGWFIYRYLLTQQKREAFGKLVRETKEELLGETFGETSAISPHNTLINPQLEQEFALTFATIRTIRNLRAEAGIKPGLKVNVILQSESEKEREILSKAQKYIRDLAKVEELTVTSALTEDQQQVIAGVVGTIQVLIPLAGVVDVEVLRSKLEKNLSKVEGEVKSLQGRLNNEKFVSKAPAEVVQGAKDALAEAEKQQSILRERLARLL; encoded by the coding sequence ATGACTGAGACGACACTGGCAAGTCAATATGATCCTTCAACGACCGAAGCGAAATGGCAACAGTTTTGGGCGGATCAAGAGGTATTTAAGGCCGATCCTAAAAAGGGAGGAAAACCGTTTTGTATTGTGATTCCTCCGCCGAATGTGACGGGGAGTCTGCACATGGGTCACGCTTTTAATACGGCGTTGATTGATGTGTTGGTGCGATATCATCGGATGCGTGGCGATAATACGCTTTGTCTTCCAGGAACGGATCATGCCAGTATTGCAGTGCAAGCCATTATTGATAAACAACTTCAAGAAGAAGGGTTAAGCCGTTTCGATATTGGACGGGAGAAGTTTTTAGAACGGGCTTGGCAGTGGCGAGAAGAGTCTGGCGGGAGTATTGTTAATCAGTTAGAACGATTAGGTTTATCCGCAGATTGGTCGCGGGAACGCTTCACCATGGATGATGGGCTATCTGCAGCCGTTCGTACTGCGTTTGTCAAGTTATATGAAGAAGGCTTGATTTATCGCGGAAAATACATGGTGAACTGGTGTCCAGCCTCTCGTTCCGCGATTTCTGATTTAGAAGTAGAAAATAAGGAAGTGAACGGGAATCTGTGGCATTTCCGTTATCCTCTCACAGATGGAACTGGCGCGATCGAGGTAGCGACCACCCGACCTGAGACGATGTTAGGAGATACGGCTGTGGCGGTGAATCCCAATGATGAACGGTATCAAGACATGATTGGGAAAACCCTAACTTTACCTCTCATGGGACGAGAAATTCCGATTATTGCAGATGAATATGTGGATTCTTCTTTTGGTACAGGTTGTGTTAAGATTACGCCTGCCCATGATCCTAATGACTTTGCAATGGGAGAACGTCATAATTTGCCGTTTATTACGGTGATGAATGAAGATGGGACGATTAATGACAATGGCGGTGAGTTTGTGGGTCAAGACCGCTTTGAAGCGCGAAAAAATGTGGTGAAGCGGTTAGAGGAAGAAGGCTGTTTGGTGAAGGTGGAAGATTATGTTTCGACTCTTCCTTATAGCGATCGCGGTAAAGTTCCCATTGAACCATTAATTTCGACGCAATGGTTTGTCAAGATTGATCCCCTTGCGAAAAAAGCCCTTGACTGTCTCGATCAGGAAAACTCCCCTTATTTTGTTCCCCAACGCTGGAAGAAAGTCTATCGCGATTGGCTGGTGAAGCTAAGAGACTGGTGTATTTCCCGACAACTGTGGTGGGGACATCAGATTCCTGCATGGTATGTTATTAGCGAGACGAATGGACAAATTACGGATGAAACGCCGTTTATTGTCGCCCATAGTGAAGAAGAAGCCAAAGACCGCGCGATCGCGCAATATGGTAATGATATCGAATTACAACAAGATGCGGATGCCCTTGATACTTGGTTTTCCTCTGGGTTATGGCCCTTCTCCACATTAGGATGGCCCGAAGCAACAGACGATTTCAAGACTTACTTCCCCAATACTACCCTCGTCACTGGCTTTGATATTATCTTCTTCTGGGTCGCCAGGATGACGATGATGTCGGGACATTTTACCGATCAGATGCCTTTCCGCGATGTTTATATTCATGGCTTAGTGCGGGATGAAAATGGGAAGAAAATGTCGAAATCAGCAGGAAATGGCATTGATCCGCTATTCCTCATTCGCAAATACGGCGCGGATGCCCTCCGTTATACGTTAATTCGAGAAGTGACGGGTGCAGGACAAGATATTAGTCTGCAATACAACCGCGAAACGGATGAGTCGAGTTCTGTGGAAGCCTCCCGCAATTTTGCCAATAAACTGTGGAATGCGTCGCGCTTTGTGTTTATGAATCTAGATGGGAAAACCCCGCAACAGTTGGGAACGCCTGATCTGGAAAAATTAGAAAGCAGCGATCGCTGGATGCTATCTCGGTTTAATCAAATTACTAAAACAACGCGCCAGCAAATCGAAAGTTATGGTTTAGGGGAAGCAGCCCAAGGCTTATATGACTTTATTTGGGGGGATTTCTGCGACTGGTATATTGAACTGGTTAAATCACGCCTGAATGATCAAAATAACCCTGAATCGCGCTTAGTTGCCCAACAAACGCTTGGTTATGTTCTGGAAGGGATTTTAAAACTTTTGCATCCCTTTATGCCTCACGTTACGGAAGAAATCTGGCATACCCTCACTGAATTATCTGAGGATACTCTGGCTTTACAAGCTTATCCCGAAGTTGATGAGTTAGTGGGAGGTCGCCCAGAATTGACAGCAGGAGAGAGTAAGAATCTTTGGGAAGACATTCAAAATCAGATTAATACCTTCCCGAAACAGTTAAATCAGCGTCTCTTAACCCGAGTCGGAATTGGTATTTTCGGAGTGTTTATCTTTACTCTGGTTTTTGCTTTTATTCTCACCTTAGAACAGTTCCCTCTCATTCCCAGTTTCTTGAAATTAGTTGGGGTGGGCTATAGCGGATGGTTTATCTATCGCTATCTACTGACTCAACAAAAACGAGAGGCGTTTGGGAAGTTAGTGCGGGAGACAAAAGAGGAACTTTTGGGTGAAACTTTTGGTGAAACCAGTGCGATTAGTCCTCACAATACGCTGATTAATCCGCAACTGGAACAAGAGTTTGCGTTAACCTTTGCGACGATTCGCACCATCCGTAATTTACGGGCGGAAGCGGGCATTAAGCCAGGTCTGAAAGTGAATGTCATTCTGCAAAGTGAGAGTGAAAAAGAACGAGAGATTTTGAGTAAAGCGCAGAAATATATCCGTGATTTAGCCAAAGTCGAAGAATTAACTGTTACGTCTGCTTTAACTGAAGATCAACAGCAGGTGATTGCAGGGGTTGTGGGAACAATTCAAGTGTTAATTCCTCTGGCTGGTGTTGTGGATGTGGAAGTCTTACGCAGTAAGTTAGAGAAAAATCTCAGCAAAGTGGAAGGAGAAGTCAAATCCTTACAAGGTCGCTTGAATAACGAAAAGTTCGTTAGTAAAGCCCCAGCAGAAGTGGTACAAGGGGCAAAAGATGCCCTTGCTGAAGCAGAAAAACAACAGTCGATTTTAAGGGAGAGACTAGCAAGACTTCTGTAA